In a genomic window of Scyliorhinus torazame isolate Kashiwa2021f chromosome 5, sScyTor2.1, whole genome shotgun sequence:
- the LOC140418095 gene encoding uncharacterized protein: protein MEKTAVAGSPTSSSPSPTSTSTSPTSTLPSPTATSPSSTSSSPSPTSTSPSPTSTLPSPTAISPSPTSSSPSPTATSPSPTSSSPSPTATSPSPTSSSPSPTATSPSPTTTSPSPTSTSPSSTSSSPSPTSTSPSPTSTSPSPTSTSPNSPSTSPSPTPTSPSPTSTSPSPTPTSPNSPSTSPSPTSTSPSPTPTSPNSPSTSPSPISSSPSSTSSSPSSTSSSPSSTSSSPSPTSTSPSPTSTLPSPTATSPSPTLRVI, encoded by the coding sequence tccaacatccagCTCACCAAGTCCAACATCCACCTCAACCAGTCCAACATCCACTTTACCCAGTCCAACAGCCACCTCACCCAGTTCAACATCCAGCTCACCAagtccaacatccacctcacccagtccaacatccacTTTACCCAGTCCAACAGCCATctcacccagtccaacatccagctcacccagtccaacagccacctcacccagtccaacatccagctcacccagtccaacagccacatcacccagtccaacatccagctcacccagtccaacagccacctcacccagtccaacaaccacctcacccagtccaacatccacctcacccaGTTCAACATCCAGCTCACCAagtccaacatccacctcacccagtccaacatccacctcacccagtccaacatccacctcacccaATTCACCATCCACCTCACCcagtccaacacccacctcacccagtccaacatctacctcacccagtccaacacccacctcacCGAATTCACCATCCacctcacccagtccaacatccacctcacccagtccaacacccacctcacCGAATTCACCATCCACCTCACCCAGTCCAATATCCAGCTCACCCAGTTCAACATCCAGCTCACCCAGTTCAACATCCAGCTCACCCAGTTCAACATCCAGCTCACCAagtccaacatccacctcacccagtccaacatccacTTTACCCAGTCCAACAGCCACCTCACCCAGTCCaacattgagggtgatttag